The Pontibacter sp. SGAir0037 DNA segment GGCACTGCATCAGGATTAACTGTAACGGTAGTACCTGGTATTACTTCGGCTACAGCCTCAGCCAGTTCATTTACCTGATAATTCCACTCGTTGCAGCCGGCATTCACAGCCAGGAACTCGCCTCCCTGCTCTTTGTCTCTGATAATAGCCCACTCGATAGCACGGGCCATGTCTCTCACGTGGATCAGCGGACGCCAAGGTGTACCATCGCTCAGGATATTGATCTTACCTGTTGCAATAGCGCCTGCCACGAAATCATTCAGTACCAGGTCAAGGCGAAGTCTGTCACTCATACCACAGGCAGTAGCAAAGCGAAGGCACGTAACTTTAAAGCCGTCTCCAGCCAGTGGCTGCAAATCTTTTTCGGTAGCCACTTTAGAACGCGCATAAGCTGTAAGCGGGTTAAGTGTCGAATCTTCTGTTTTAGCTACTCCTTCAGAAGCACCATACATGCTGCAGCTGGAAGCAAAAACATAAGAACTTACTCCGGCTGCCTTCGCCATTTCAGCAATCCGGATACTTGATTGGTAGTTTACATCCATTGTTATATCTTCGAACTTCTTTCCCATAGGATCGTTCGAAATGGCGGCCAGGTGCACAACAGCATCTACGCCTTCCAGCACTTCTGCCGGCATAGTACGCACATCGCCGTATAGCTGCACATCCAGTTTACTTTCCGGCAGCACAGCAGCATTTGTTAAACATGGTGCAAAATAGGCCATATCGTAGCCTACAATAGTAGCTTGCGGGAATGTTTTGCGCAGGCGGCTAACAACACCCGGCCCAACATAACCCATATTTCCAGTAATAAGGATTTTCATAGAGAAATGTATTATTTGATTTAAGAGAGGTCTTAAGAGATTTGTGTATTAATTAGTTGATTGCTTCAGATAACATTTTCTGCCATACGTTCCAGGGAGCTTTGCCTTTCTGCCATAACTCCTCCAGTAAGTGCTTATCGCGCAGGGTATCCATTGGCTGCCAGAAGCCTGTATGGCGGTAAGCCGACAACTCACCTTCTTTAGCCAGCTGCTCCATCGGGCCACGCTCCCAGATTGTCTGGTCTCCTTCTATATAATCCAGCACGCTTGGCTCCAGCACAAAGAAACCTCCGTTTATCCAAGGCATGTCACCACCTTCCGGCTTCTCCTGAAACTGGTTGATTTGTGTTGTATCTCCGCTTAAGTTAAAAGCACCGAAACGGCCAGGTTGCTGAACAGCGGTTAAAGTAGCCTGTGTTCCCTGCTCTTTATGGAAACGGATAGACTCTGTTATATTCACGTCGCTTACACCATCACCGTAGGTCATGCAGAACGTTTCGTCGCCTATATAGTCTTTTACGCGCTTTAAACGGCCACCTGTTAAAGTGCCTTCGCCGGTATCAACCAGTGTTACTTTCCAGGATTCTGTATTATTCTGATGTACCTCCATGCTGTTTTTGCGCATATCGAAGGTTACATCTGAGTTATAAAGGCAGTAATTTGCGAAGTATTCTTTAATCATATGGCCTTTGTAGCCACAGCAGATCACAAATTCGTTGATGTTGTGGGAAGAGTATATCTTCATGATGTGCCACAGAATAGGCTTACCACCAATTTCTACCATTGGCTTTGGCCTCACGCCGCTTTCTTCACTTATTCTTGTTCCGTAGCCACCTGCAAGTATAACAGCTTTCATTTATTATAAGGGTTAGAGTTTAAAAATTGGATCATATTTGAATAGAAATCACGGGCTTAGTTGATTTATTCAATTGTTGATTGATACGGTAAACTCTATATTTAGATGTTGTTAAGAGAAAATTTTTGTCATATTTTTTTAATTAAATTTTAATGCGGCGCCCAAATGTGCTCTTTTGGCACCATAACGAATGCTGCCGGGCACAATCAGCTTAAAATAAAAAAGCTGTGAAACGCAACAGGTGCATTTCACAGCTTAAATTTATTCCTGAAAAGGGTTGCCAGTGCAGCAGTAATGGTACTAATTAGCGGCCACTTTACTGCCTTGCAGCTTACGTTGTAACAGTAACTTAAGTGTTAAAAACATAAAAGTTGTATTTGTAAACAGGTAACGCTTCCAGAGACGTTTCGGCTCCAGGTACAGCCGGTAAGTCCATTCCAGCGATAGATCTCTTGCCCATTTGGGCAGGCGTTTCTCCAGTCCGGCATAAGTCATAAAAGCCTGTCCCACGCCCAACATACAAGCATTTACTTTATCTTTATGATCGGCCATCCAGTTCTCCTGCTTAGGACAGCCCAGTGCTACAAACACCATATCCGGATTTGCCTCATTAATCATATTGGTGATGGCTGTATCTTCGATATCTGTCAGCTTTCTGAATGGAGGCGAATAGTAACCCGCCACTTTCAGCTCCGGCAACTCGCTTTTTGCTCTTGCCACCACTTTCTCAAGCACCTCATCTGTTGAGCCGTAAAAATAAACAGACTTTCCTTTAGCTGCGGCTTCCTGTAATAAACGTGGCACTAAATCCATTCCGGCTACTCTGTCCTGCTGCTTTCCATAAAGCATGTACATTAGTTTGGAAAGCGGTCCTCCGTCCGGCGTAGCCACATCCGCATTATTCAACACCTGGTTAAAGGCTTTATTTTTATACGCCTCTACCAGCATGTGCACATTAGCGAAGCATACGTAAGAAGACTTTTTATTATCGGTTAACCAAAAAATATGGTTTACAAAATCATTGAATGAGCCTGCTGATATATTAGAAGAGAACAGCTGGCGCTTCTCTTTTAAAGGCGGCTGCACTGGAGCAGCCAGGGTATCAGGGGTAAAATCAGTATGCATTTTTTTCTCCTTTAATCATATTCCAAACAGTCAGGAAAATTATCTTCATATCCATCATAAAGCTCCAGTTCTCCATGTACTGCACATCATACTCCACACGCTTCTCCATCAGGTGTAGCTCTTTTGTTTCACCTCTGTAACCACTTACCTGCGCATAACCAGTTATACCAGGGGTAACAAAATGACGCATCTTATATTTTGTGATCACTTTAGAATAATGATCCAGCTGAGACACCAAGTTCGGACGTGGTCCTACAACCGACATATCTCCTAACAATACATTGAAGAATTGCGGAATCTCATCCAGGTTGGTTTTTCGAAGGAAACGGCCAACTCGGGTCACACGTGGGTCATGTTTGGTAGCTTGTACCTCTGTCTGGTTGTTTACATGCATCGTTCTGAATTTATAGCAAACAAACAGCCTGTTTTTCTTACCCGGGCGCAACTGCTTAAAGAAAATTGGCCCTTTAGAATCTAACCTGATTGCCAGTGCAATTAAAGGCAGTATGATCGGGAACAGGAACATGATAACAGTCAGTGAGAAAGCAATATCAAATGCTCGTTTAATAATTCTGTTCGAGATCAGCTCAAGCGGCTCTTTACGTATACTGATCATCGGAACATTGTTATAGAGATACATATTAACATCTCGCTTCACAATCGCACTGAAATCAGGCACTATTCTGAAGTACATGAAGTTATTGTCGGCAAAATCACTCAAATCGTCTATCTGCTCTTTGCTGGTTAGAGGCATTGCATAATAAATCTCATCAATACCATTTTCCAGGCAATACTCTTTTAGATCAGCTACTCCGCCTCTCACTTGGCTGGCGTAGGGGCTGTTTCTGTCCGGGGCATCATCAAAGAAGCCCATAAATCTTGCACCAGGATTCTCATCGTTACTGAAGGTCTGGTGAAGCGACATGGCAGCAGGCCCGGTACCAACTATCACAAATTTAGTAGAAGCATTTTCCGAATTAGAGAAGTACTTGTTAATGAGCTGCAGAATAAGACGGCTAAAGCCGATAAGCAGAGCTGTTGATAAATACGTATACAGCAGCAGCAAACGGGACAGGGCCTCCAGGTTAAAGATCACAATGCAACTTGCCAAAATAAAGGCATGCATGATAAAGGCATTAACAACATTTGCGAATCGCTTATCACATGCTATAACGCTGTCGATTCTGATAATAAAGTTTTTAAAACCTGACACGATCCACCATACCAATGTAAAGAGGACAAAGAATACATTGTATTGATGTTGCAGATCTAAACTTCCGTATCGTATATAGTTAGAAACATTGAATGCAAAAGCAATAAGGGTAATATCCAGTATCAACAGCATTACTCTGTTAACACTATTATGTTGCAGGGACCTATTCATAGTATTTATGTACTTATTTAATCATCATTATTTTTTTTGCTGCTCCTTTAGCACGGCTTGTGTATTTTAACTAAAGACTTACTCACTGCTTTCTGTTTTTAGTGAGGCCGCATAACAGAGCTTTAACAGAATTTGGCTATATTTTCCTATAAAAATCAGACTATTAATATATTATCTTCATTCTGCTGTCTTCCTTCACTGAAACTTCAGGCTTAATTACGGCTTACCATGTGTAAGGTTTGTTAATTTATTTATATTAATGTAAAATATTTAAAAACCCTATATTCCGGCTCTTCTGTATCCGTATATTTACTTATTGAACTCACAAAAAGATTTAAAAAAGAATATATATGAATTTTATAATAAACATCTAAATTTAAAGATATATATAAAATAATTTTGTTTCTGCTTTTTTTAGGCTTTATTTTTCTAATTCTACAATAAATCTAATTCGCTCCACAAAGCCTCTGCTCCTTGTATGCATCAATGTCTTTTCCATGTTGCAGGAGCCTTTTCCGCTATTCTTCCGAACTATTATAATATAACTTTATATACAAGCAACTTTAAGCAAACAATTTAACACCCTCTATAAAATCTATCATATTAAAATAAATATAATACAATTAATTAACTCAAACAGACTGATAAACTGTTCTCATCCCAATGCATTGTATATCTAAAAACATTTCCAAAACACTTAATAATCAGCATACATATTATTTACTCTCTTTTTTAAGAAATCAATGAACTAATTACTGCTGCAATTCATTTCTACTTAAAATATAAAAACACAAAATAAATCGATAGTATAAAGCCTGTTTGTAAGGCGATAAATTTTACATAAACCACATAATTAAATATAAATTAATCAAGAGGCCTCCATATGAAAACATAATTACACACCTGCTAACCACATCCAGGAACTAACCTGACTGCTATATACCGCCACGCTGACTACCGACATATTACAACACGACCACAGCAACTATCATAACAAACTTTTACAAAAGACATGCAACCGTTTACAAGAGCTACAGTAGTTGTTCTGCTTCTGTTCCTGTGCTGTTATAAGACCAATAGTGTATTGGCACAACAGTGTACAGCTGATGCAAGCTTTACTGATCCGATCTATTCCAACTTTAATTTCTGTACCAATACAAGCTCCGCATCATCTTTTAAATTTACAATTGAAAATACCTCAAAGACAAAAGCCACTAACACAGGCTATAGCATAAACTGGGGCGATAAAACACCGGAAGAAGCAATAGGAAGCAACTTTACAACAGCCTCTCATATCTATAAAGAAGCAGGTACTTACGACATTACAGTTACTGTTACGGGTGCAAACGGGTGCAAAAGCAGCAAAACGGAACGCCTGTTTATAGGCAGCAATCCAGGGTTGGGCATAACCAGCCTGGGCAATAACACTGATTGTTCTCCTGTTACCTACCAGTTTAAAATCTCAGGTGTAAAGGGTAATTCGCCTCAGACAGAATATACCTTTCAATTTGATGACGGCACCCCTCCTATCAAATTCACACACGCAAACTTTCCCAAAGATTCCGTTATCAGCCATACGTTCAGCGAATCTTCCAAATCTAAACCAAACGGATTTACGCTTTCAGGAACAGCTTCGAACCGTTGCAACACCTCATTCGCTACATTCACAGGTATAAGAGTTTCCACCGGACCGGTTGCAGACATCAAAGCGAGCACCTCCGGATGTATTGGCCAGGTGGTTAAACTCCAGGATGCTTCTAAAAGCGGATACGATGCCACTTCAAAATCTGACAAACATAATCGCAGCTGGACCATCAGCCCTGCCACCGGCTGGGAGATAGTGTCAGGTGGTCTGGAGTCAGCAGCCGTGGATGTTAAGTTTAACACGGCAGGCGTATACAAAATAACCATTGAGGCCAGCCCAATCGACCCTACCTCCAAATGCCAAAGCAGCTCAAAGGAGCAAACCATTACCATTGGAGAGTTACCAGAAGTTAGTATAACATCGCCTAAAGCCCGGATATGCTATGGCGAAAGCACAACACTGGAGGCTACAGGCACCGACACCTTTACCTGGAAGCCTGCAGACGGCCTGCAGACAACAACGGGAAGCACAGTTGTTGTAAACCCTACCAGAACAACTACCTATACGGTAACAGGCAGCAGCGGCTCCGGATGCGCCGCCACTACTACATTTACGGTTGAAGTTGACCCTTTACCAGCTGCCCCTAAAATCGACAACCAGACTATTTGCTATAATAGCAGCCGCACGATTTCTGTAAAAGCTCCGCAGGGAGTACATTCCTGGTATACTCAGAAAACCGGCGGCCTCGCTTTCCATACCGGCAATGAGTACCAGACACCTGACCTGAAGCAGAACACCACCTATTATGTGGAAACCAGCATCGATGGCGGCTGCCCCAGCCCCAGAACCGCTGTTACCGTAACAGTGCTACCAGAGACTACGGCACCATCCGTAGAGCCAGTTACCTTATGCGGTGTCGGCAATTCTGCTACGCTGGTAGCAACAGGAAATGCAGATGCCTTTAACTGGTATAGCTCAGAAGACAGATCTACCTTACTTTTTACCGGCTCTGACTATAAAACCCGCCCTTTAGAGGTTACCACCTCCTTTTTTGTTCAGGCTTCCAAAGATGGCTGCCTCAGCTCTTTAACAGAAGTAAAAGTAACTGTACTCGAAACGTATGTAAACAACATCAGCAACAATACTGTTACTCCTCCTACGGCTGCAATCTGTGCCGGGCAATCTCCGGCAGAACTGGCCGGCTCAATACCTACCGGCGGAGAATATCCTTTCTCCTTCCGCTGGGAAAGCAGTGAAACCGGAGAGGCAAGCGACTATAAAATAATACCGGATGCAACAGCAGCTTCTTATAAACCAGGTGCCCTAACTAAAACTACCTGGTTCAGAAGAGTAGCCATATCAGGACCTTGTGCCGAAAATATCAGTAACGCTGTAAAAGTAGAGGTAGTACCTGCCATCGGCCTGAACAATATAAAAAGCGACCAAACTATATGCGAAGGCGACACCCCCGAAACGTTAACCGGAGAGCAGGTAACAGGTGGCAGTGGAGCCGGATCTTATTCCTTTCTCTGGGAGAGTAGCACCACAGGACCTGATAAAGGCTTTACAGCTGCTGCAGGTGAAAACACATTACCTGAGTATACGGCTCCTGCTCCCCTTATAAAGACTACCTGGTATAGAAGAGTGGTTTATTCCGGACCATGCCAGCAAAATATAAGTGCTCCTGTTGTTATCACAGTACAGCCAGCCATT contains these protein-coding regions:
- a CDS encoding NAD(P)-dependent oxidoreductase yields the protein MKILITGNMGYVGPGVVSRLRKTFPQATIVGYDMAYFAPCLTNAAVLPESKLDVQLYGDVRTMPAEVLEGVDAVVHLAAISNDPMGKKFEDITMDVNYQSSIRIAEMAKAAGVSSYVFASSCSMYGASEGVAKTEDSTLNPLTAYARSKVATEKDLQPLAGDGFKVTCLRFATACGMSDRLRLDLVLNDFVAGAIATGKINILSDGTPWRPLIHVRDMARAIEWAIIRDKEQGGEFLAVNAGCNEWNYQVNELAEAVAEVIPGTTVTVNPDAVPDKRSYKVNFDLFKSLAPEHQPQVSLKEAIEELRDGLSNMEFKDGDFRNSLLMRLMVLNSLQEKGLIDEQLQWEHTKSKLPRTETKAELETA
- the rfbF gene encoding glucose-1-phosphate cytidylyltransferase, with the translated sequence MKAVILAGGYGTRISEESGVRPKPMVEIGGKPILWHIMKIYSSHNINEFVICCGYKGHMIKEYFANYCLYNSDVTFDMRKNSMEVHQNNTESWKVTLVDTGEGTLTGGRLKRVKDYIGDETFCMTYGDGVSDVNITESIRFHKEQGTQATLTAVQQPGRFGAFNLSGDTTQINQFQEKPEGGDMPWINGGFFVLEPSVLDYIEGDQTIWERGPMEQLAKEGELSAYRHTGFWQPMDTLRDKHLLEELWQKGKAPWNVWQKMLSEAIN
- a CDS encoding WecB/TagA/CpsF family glycosyltransferase; this encodes MHTDFTPDTLAAPVQPPLKEKRQLFSSNISAGSFNDFVNHIFWLTDNKKSSYVCFANVHMLVEAYKNKAFNQVLNNADVATPDGGPLSKLMYMLYGKQQDRVAGMDLVPRLLQEAAAKGKSVYFYGSTDEVLEKVVARAKSELPELKVAGYYSPPFRKLTDIEDTAITNMINEANPDMVFVALGCPKQENWMADHKDKVNACMLGVGQAFMTYAGLEKRLPKWARDLSLEWTYRLYLEPKRLWKRYLFTNTTFMFLTLKLLLQRKLQGSKVAAN
- a CDS encoding undecaprenyl-phosphate glucose phosphotransferase, translated to MNRSLQHNSVNRVMLLILDITLIAFAFNVSNYIRYGSLDLQHQYNVFFVLFTLVWWIVSGFKNFIIRIDSVIACDKRFANVVNAFIMHAFILASCIVIFNLEALSRLLLLYTYLSTALLIGFSRLILQLINKYFSNSENASTKFVIVGTGPAAMSLHQTFSNDENPGARFMGFFDDAPDRNSPYASQVRGGVADLKEYCLENGIDEIYYAMPLTSKEQIDDLSDFADNNFMYFRIVPDFSAIVKRDVNMYLYNNVPMISIRKEPLELISNRIIKRAFDIAFSLTVIMFLFPIILPLIALAIRLDSKGPIFFKQLRPGKKNRLFVCYKFRTMHVNNQTEVQATKHDPRVTRVGRFLRKTNLDEIPQFFNVLLGDMSVVGPRPNLVSQLDHYSKVITKYKMRHFVTPGITGYAQVSGYRGETKELHLMEKRVEYDVQYMENWSFMMDMKIIFLTVWNMIKGEKNAY
- a CDS encoding gliding motility-associated C-terminal domain-containing protein, producing the protein MQPFTRATVVVLLLFLCCYKTNSVLAQQCTADASFTDPIYSNFNFCTNTSSASSFKFTIENTSKTKATNTGYSINWGDKTPEEAIGSNFTTASHIYKEAGTYDITVTVTGANGCKSSKTERLFIGSNPGLGITSLGNNTDCSPVTYQFKISGVKGNSPQTEYTFQFDDGTPPIKFTHANFPKDSVISHTFSESSKSKPNGFTLSGTASNRCNTSFATFTGIRVSTGPVADIKASTSGCIGQVVKLQDASKSGYDATSKSDKHNRSWTISPATGWEIVSGGLESAAVDVKFNTAGVYKITIEASPIDPTSKCQSSSKEQTITIGELPEVSITSPKARICYGESTTLEATGTDTFTWKPADGLQTTTGSTVVVNPTRTTTYTVTGSSGSGCAATTTFTVEVDPLPAAPKIDNQTICYNSSRTISVKAPQGVHSWYTQKTGGLAFHTGNEYQTPDLKQNTTYYVETSIDGGCPSPRTAVTVTVLPETTAPSVEPVTLCGVGNSATLVATGNADAFNWYSSEDRSTLLFTGSDYKTRPLEVTTSFFVQASKDGCLSSLTEVKVTVLETYVNNISNNTVTPPTAAICAGQSPAELAGSIPTGGEYPFSFRWESSETGEASDYKIIPDATAASYKPGALTKTTWFRRVAISGPCAENISNAVKVEVVPAIGLNNIKSDQTICEGDTPETLTGEQVTGGSGAGSYSFLWESSTTGPDKGFTAAAGENTLPEYTAPAPLIKTTWYRRVVYSGPCQQNISAPVVITVQPAIVKNTITSGNQAICTGDVPVKMTAGLPSGGNGNYSYSWESSTTGRPADFTEAAGPHHLQDYTPSQALEQNTWFRRKVSSGNCESYSEPILVTVHPAIAQNIISKDETICTGAAPAELTGEAPAGGNGMFTYQWEISSTGKDGSFRAINNATNASFAPGTLVADTWYRRVVTSGACSNVSNVVQITVSPAIVNNTVGLPQSVYAGQAPSTLTGSVPGKGAGAGTYTYVWESSTTGRDSGFTTATGISDEQHYTPGALTQTTWFRRRVLSGGCESVSEAIMISVIAAISNNTIEASQVICYNNRPAPLKGTIPTGGDEDYIYLWQYSTKGPDRGFTTAPGTSHLQHYSPQALTQDTWFRRVAVSGPNPDTSAVVLISVKPALSNNRISTNQTVCYGTAPGKLTGTAPAGGSGTYYYLWEYSTEGADKGFITAPGANNQADYQPGVLREKTWFRRVVTSESCDNLASTPVVINITPVPDAPLVQGVTNICPGTSTTLFITTIDTKVNGNRKFEWYASATDSSPLFVGSAGAPFYTPNLTETTTYYVQEVALSCASERTPVTVHVTGITASAGPDMTTIKGRAVTLNGSGGETYSWSPAIGLSNPHVANPVATPEQTTTYTLTVTSATGCVYTDEVTITVKENIFIPNTFTPNRDGINDTWEIKSLAQYPNCKVEVFNQWGSLIFHSEGYGAPWDGRHNGKELPLATYYYIIHYDVNEKPLSGSVTIVK